TGAATGCGGGGGTTGGCCGGCTTCCCGTTTGCTTAATGACGTGGGGTGAAAATCATCGCAGCGCGCTTTTCAAATCGCCACGGCCCCGGCTATTGTCTCGCCATGACCGCCATTGTCGCCCTGCCAGTCCTGGAAACGCCAACGCTCCTGTTGCGCGAAATCCGGACGCGTGACGTGGCCCAACTGGCCGCTTTCATGACGCAGCCGCGCTACCAGCGCCACATTGCCCACCGCCTCCGGGATGACGCTGCCGTGGCCGATTTCGTGCGCCGCCAGGTGGCCGTGCAGGGAGATCGCCGCCGTCAGATCTTCCACCTCGCCGCCGAGGAGAAACTGAGCGGCGATGTCGTGGGCGAAGGTTTCATCATCACCCACGGCGGTGGCGATTACGAAGTGGGCTGGGGCGTACACCCCGCCATGTGGTCCATGGGGCTGGGAACGGAAATCGGCCGCGCGCTGCTTGCCATCGCCTTCGAGCACCTCAAGGCCAAGTCCGTCTGGTGCAAGATCATGGTGCCGAATGGAGCATCGCTCACGGTTGCGCGCCGCATCGGCATGGGTGAGCAGGGCACGCAGGCCGATTATCCGGTGGGGCAGGGCCGTTTCGAACGTGTCGCCATCTATCGCATCGGCAACGATACCTATTTCGACCTGCCTTATTGATTCCCGCTGAACGCCTAGGGAACGCCGCATTCCCGGTTGAAGAGACGGGCATGTCGAAACGTTCGGAGACAGTCATGGCCATGCGTTTGGCGTTTGCTGCTCTGGGGTTGTCACTCGTGGCAAGCGGCGCAGCCTGGGCCACCCCCAAGGATTATTGTGAAGCCTATGCCCGCGATTTTGCCGATCGCGGACCGAAGGACGAGAAACTGTGGAATGTGCACCGCGACAACGCCATGGCGGATTGTCTGTTGCAGTTCCAGCCTGCCAATGCAGCGCCCGACGAGCAGGCACCGCCGCCGCCTAAAATTGTGAAGAAGGTGGCCAAGGCCCCGGCTCCGCAGAAGGTGAAGCGGAAGGTTGCACCCGCGCCGGAGCAGGATATGGCCGAACCGCTGCCCGACCCCGCCGTGATTGTGGCCCCCGATATCGAACCGCCGCCATCCTCCAAGGGTGCAAAGCAGCCAGCACAGGTGGCGCGGTCGAAGACATTGCTCGCCAAGCTGTTCTCGAAAAAGGACCCCGATGTTCCGGACGCCGCACCCGTGGGCAAGGCCGGAAAGCCGGCGCCCGGCACCTCTGCCTGGCTTGATTATTGCGACCGGAAATACGCCTCGTTCAATCGCGAGACTGGCACCTACAAATCCTACAAGGGCATCGAGCGCAAATGCCTCGTGACCGACTGAGACTGGCTTCCGCACACTGAAACCTCTATGCGGGCTCGCATGGCGGCAGATGGCAGAGACGTGCGCGTGGTCGGTTCGGGTCCGGCGGGGCTGATGGCGGCGGAGGTTCTCGCCGCTGGTGGTGCGCGGGTCGAGATCATTGACCATCACCGCATGCCGGCCCGCAAATTTCTCCTCGCGGGCCGTGGGGGCCTCAACCTCACCCATGCCGAACCACTGGAACAATTGTTGCAACGCTACGGAGAAGCCCGGCCGCTGCTGGAGCCTTGCATTCGCGCCTTTCCGCCGGACGCCCTGCGCCGCTGGTGCGCCGAGCTTGGCATCGAGACGTTCGTCGGTTCATCGGGGCGTGTCTTCCCGGATGGGCTGAAGGCCTCGCCCATGTTGCGCGCCTGGTTGCGGCGCCTGCAGTCCTTGGGCGTGAAGCGCACCTCACCCTCTGCGTGGGCGGGCTTTGACGATGTCCTCACAGTGCTCGCCATGGGCGGCGCCAGTTGGCCGGAACTCGGTTCCAATGCCGCATGGGTTTCGAAGTTTCAGGACGCGGGGATTGCCGTCACGCCACTCGTCGCCTCCAACAGCAGGCAGAAGATCGCGTGGAGCGATCACATGCTGCGATTTGCCGGCACGCCACTGAAGAACGTCGCTGTCACGGCGGGCGGCCACACGGTGCGGGGCGAGATCATGCTGATGAAGGACGGGATCGAGGGTGGCGCCATCTACGCGCTGTCGCCCCATCTGCGAATTGCCGGCGCGACGTTGACCATCGACCTGAAGCCCGACCTCTCGGCGCAGCAGGTGGCAGAACGGCTGGCCCGCCCGCGTGGCAAGGATTCGCGCAGCACATTCCTGCGCAAGGCACTGAACCTTCCACCTGCCGCCATTGCCCTGATGCGGGAGGCGGGAAGCGACACACCCAAGGCAGTTGCACTCACTACGCACGGTCCCGTCGAACTCCGGCGCGCCATCTCTTCCGCTGGCGGTGTGGCGCGCGACGAGATCGACGGTCATTTCCGGCTTCTGAAGAAGCCGAACACCTGGGTGGTTGGCGAAATGCTGGATTGGGATGCGCCCACAGGTGGCTACCTGTTGCAGGCGTGTCTTGCGACCGCGCGCTTTGCGGCGGCGGACTGCCTCAACCATCTCAACCTGTCTGCCAGATGAACGTTGGCTTCGGCGTGGGTTCAGCCACAGGTCGCTAGAACAGTCTCCATCAACCGGAGCAAGAGGCTCCAAGGGGAAACGGAGAACGCCATGAAGACCATCGTCAAGTCACTCGCCGCCGCCACGCTCGCCATCAGCGTGATCCTGCCCGGGACTCTCACCACCGAAGCCAGCGCCATGTCGGCCCACAAGTATTGCCAGAAGGTTGCCACCAAGTACGCCAACAAGAAGACCGACAAGAAGGTCTTCACGCACATGGTCGCTGGTGGCGTGATGGGTGGCCTGTTGGGCAATGCGCTGGGCGGCAAGAAGACGACCGTGGGCTTCGCCGCAGGCGGCGCGGCACTCGGCATGATGGACGGCGCCAGCAACTGGGATGCCTACTACGAGAACGCCTACGAATCCTGCATGGACGACATGGAAGACTAGACATCCACCGCGATTGCACCGAAGGCCGGACAATGCGTCCGGCCTTTTGTATTTCAGCCCTTGGCCGTCTTGCGGTTGCGCAGGATGTGTTCGTGCTCCGCGTCGTACAGCGCCGAGTCCTTGAAGGTCCGGTGGCCCAGAACGTGGCCCACCAGCACGAGCGCCGTGCGCGTCAACTTCTCCGCCCGTACCTTCTTCGCGATGTCGCCCAGTGTGCCGTGGATGAACTGCTGGTCCGGCCAGCCCACGCGGAAGGCCACCACCACCGGGCATTCCTCGCCATAGTGCGGAATGAGCGAACGCTGGATGTGCGGCAGGTTGCGCACGGAGAGGTGGATTGCAAGCGTTGCCTTCGAGGCGCCCAGCTTTTCCAGTTCCTCGCCCGGCGGCATCGCCGAGGATTGCATGGACGTGCGCGTGAGAATCACCGTCTGCGCCACCTCCGGCAAGGTGAACTCGGTCTTGAGCGCCGCGGCGGCGGCCGCGAAGGCGGGCACGCCCGGCGTCACGTCGTAGTCGATGCCCAACGCATCGAGCCGCCGCATCTGTTCGGCAATTGCGCCATAAAGCGAGGGGTCACCGGAATGAACCCGCGCGACATCTTGGCCCGCTTCATGGGCAGCCTTGATGTGGCCGATGATCTCGTCGAGATGCATGGGCGCGGTGTCCCGCACCACGGCACCGGCGGGCGCCGCCTTCACGATCTCTTCCGGCACAAGCGAACCCGCATAGAGGCAGACAGGGCAGGATTGGATCAGCTTCAGCCCCCGCACCGTGATGAGATCGGGTGCGCCCGGTCCGGCGCCGATGAAATGAACGGTCATAGCGGTTCCATTTTCTTCGCGTATCCACGCGGCGTGTAGGCATAGGTCTGGCCGTCGCCCCGCACGATGGCCTTCGATTGCGAGGAGCCGACCATCACCAGCGTGAGCATGTCGACGTCTTCGGCGCGGAATTGATCGAAGCGGATGATCCGCACCTTTTCTTCGGGGCGGCCAAGGTTGGAGGCCAGCACCACTGGCGTGTCTGGCCGACGGTGCGGGCGCAGCATGTCGAAGGCCTTGACGATCTGGTCCGTGCGCTTGAGTGAGCGCGGATTGTAGAAGGAAATCACGAAGTCGCCCTCCGCCGCCGAAGTCACGCGCTGCACGATGGTTTCCCACGGCGTCAGCAGGTCCGAGAGCGAGATGCAGCAAAAGTCATGGCCGATGAGCGCGCCTGCGCGGGCGCTGCCCAGCTGGAAGGCCGAGACGCCGGGATGCACCTCGACGGCGATGCGGCAGGGTTCGCGGTCGATCAGCTCGTAGACGAGTGCCGCCATGGCGAAAATGGCCGGATCCCCAGAGCACACCAGCGCCACGCGCTTGCCCTGCCTGGCGAGGTCGATGGCATGGCGGCAGCGCTTCTCTTCGTCGCCAAGCGGAAAGTCGTGGCGCGTCTGGCCGTTGCGCAGATGTTCGATAAGGTCAAGGTAGAGCGAATAGCCCACCCATTCCGTTGCCGACCACAATTCGTGATCGACCTGCGGCGTCATCAGCGCGCTGTCACCGGGACCGATGCCGACAATCGCCACGGAACCGCGTTGCCGCCCCTGCGGGTCGGTCAGATCGTCGTGCGAGGCTGCCTGCGCAATGGCGATGGTGGCCCGCTTGCTCTTCACCTTGGAGACGATGAGCTTCCCCTTCGGACCAGCAAGCGCGAGTGCTGCGGCCTCAGCCACACCGGGCACGCCCACTTCCTGCTCCACCACAGCCGATGGCGTGACAAGGCGTGGCGCTTCCGCTTTCAGCTGCTCTGCCGTGAAGAAATAGACATTCTCGAACTGGTTGATGGCAGGCTCGTCTTCCTTGAGATCAATGGAGCCGTATTGATGAATGGACTGCGGCGCGATGTTGTGCTGCGCCAGTGTATCATCGAGAAGTTTCTTGACCTCCGCCGGGTCCGTGCCGCGTTCGCAGCCGATCCCCACCGTCAGCACAAAGGGATGATAAACGAGGTGCCGCGGCCCGCCCGCCGTGCGGTGAATGGTGACGTCCTGCCGGATGTCTTCTCCCCGCAGGCGCGCGGCGGCGGCGGCCTTGTGGTCATCCGTGTTGGCGAGCACCGCACCGGAGGGCGCATCAAGGGCCTCGCCGAACACCACGTCGCTGGCCGTCGTGACAGCCGCATGGCCGCCGGTTGCTGCTGCAATCCTGCGCGCCAGGTCATTTGCACCGGAATGACCGCCGGTGAGCGGAACAACGCTGGAGCCATCTTCCGCCACCGCAACGACAGGAGCTTCGCGGGACTTGTCCTTGAGGCGCGGGGCAACAGCGCGGATCAGGATTCCGGCGGCACATACGCCCACCACGGCCTTCGCGAAAATGAAGGCGCGCGCCATGGCCTGCGTCGCCTTCGCGAAATGAACATCCGCGCCTTCAAGCCCTTCCGGCCCGTGAATGAGGCCACCCACGCTGTCCTTGATCTTGCGGGCCGTGGGCATGGCGGATGGCCCCAACACAAAAATGGCAATCTGGCGTTTTGCCATCTCAGGTCCTCACGATGATGGTTGTGAAATAGGGCAGGGCATCATCCGCGATCTCGTCAACAGGCTGGATCACCTCGTCGTCCTGCGTTGCCTTGGTCACGGCGGTAGCGCGCGTGATCAGGTCAAGGGCGGAGAGGACGTTCTTCACCTTGGCGAAGTGCCGCCCCACCTTGATGATGGCCGCGGACTGGCAGGTGAGAAGTTCCTCGCGCAGGCGGTCCGCGTCCAGCGTGGCCGGCAGGACCTTCAGCACGTCGTCGCGCTTGCACAGCGGCCGGCCCATCACCGCGGCGCAGGCCACGGGTGACGTCACACCCGGCACCACGACGCAGGAGAACTGTGCCGACAGCCGCTCATGAACATACATGAAGCTGCCATAGAAGAAGGGGTCGCCTTCACACAGCATCACAACGTCTTCGCCGCGGGCGAGGTGCGTGGCGATCTCAGCCGCACCTGTGTCGTATGCGGCCTGCGCAGGCGCGCGCTCGGTACGCATCGGCATGTCGATTGCAATTTCCTGGACCTCGTCGGAGAGGAAGGGGGCTGCGATGCCACGCGCCGTGGAGTCGCTGCCATTGGCGGCGAGATAGGCCACGACCTTGGCCGTGGAGATAAGTCGCCACGCCTTCACCGTCATCAGTTCCGGATCGCCGGGACCGACGCCCACGCCGTAAAGAGTTCCGCTCATGCCTTCGTCGCCCGCCATTGTGTCACGCCCATGCGCGGCCGCATGGCGCGCAAGTGCCCGATCCGCGTCAGGTGTGAAATTTCCATGCGCACCAGTTCACCGCCGTGCTTTTCCTGGAGATCGTAGAGATGCATCTCACCTTCCAGGGTCACCACATTGGCCACCATGCGCCCCCCGGGCCGCAATCGCTCCCAGGCGGCTTCGAAGGTTCCTGGTTCGGAAATGCCGCCGCCGATGAATACGGCATGAGGCGCGGGCAGTGCATCGTAGGCAAGTGGTGCCGCCAGCGGAATGATCCGCAGGCGCGGTGTTCCCAACTGGTCAGCGTTTTGCGCAATCATGGCGCGGCGCTCCGCATCGGGCTCGATGGCAATGGCCTCGCACCCGCGCGCCGACCGCATCCATTCGATGCCGACGGAGCCAGAACCCGCGCCCACGTCCCAGAGCAACTGGTCGGGCGCAGGGGCAAGGGCCGCCAGCGTTGCCGCCCGCACTTCGCGCTTGGTGATCTTTCCGTCATGGCGAAACGCCTCGTCCGGCAATCCCGCCATGCGCGGCCAGATCTTGGCACCTTCACCGGCCACGCAGTGCACGGCCATCGTGTTGAGTGGCGACCAATCCTGTGCAGGTGCGGCATCGGCGGCGAAGTGTGACACACGCTCTTGTTCACCGCCCATGTTCTCAAGCACCGTCACGCCGCTCTTGCCGAAACCGCGCGCCGTCAGGCGGCGGCAAACCTCGGCGACAGAGGAACCATCCTCGGTCAGGATGAGAAGCCGCGCCTCCGGCTGAATGAAGCCCTCGACATTCGCCGCAGGCCGCCCATGGATCGTAAAGCAATCACAATCCGGCAGCGACCAGCCCAGCCGTGCCGCCGCCAGCGAAAACGCCGAGAGATGCGGGATGATCTCGGTCTCGCTCTTGGCAATGAAGGTGAGGATCTTGCGGGCCACGCCGAAGTTCATGGGATCGCCCGTGGCGAGGATCACCGTGGGTTGCCCGCGCAACGCGTTGATCTGCTCCACCACGGCGGAGAATGGTTGCGGCCAGACGTGGTGAACACCGGGCAGCGCAGGCATCATGGCGAGCGTGCGTTCCGACCCCACGATATGCGTAGCCTGCTGCAAGGCCTCGCGCGCTCTTGCGCCCAGCCCCGCATATCCGTCTTCGCCGATGCCGATGATGGTCAGCCAGATGCTCATGCCGAGTCTCCCAGGAGCGCATTGATCACCGCCGCCGCCATGGCAGAGCCGCCCTGACGGCCGCGCAGTGCGATGAAGGGAATGCCACGCGGATTCGAGATCAGTTGGTCCTTGCTCTCGGCCGCACCAACAAACCCGACCGGCAGGCCCACGATGGCCGCGGGCCGTGGCGCGCCCGCATCGATCATGTCGAGCAGGTGGAACAGTGCCGTGGGCGCATTGCCGATCACGGCAATGGACCCCGCAAGGTGGGGCCGCCAGAGTTCGACGGAGGCAGCGGACCGCGTGTTGCCGATTTCCTGCGCCACCTCGCGGGTGCGTGGATCATTCAGCGTACAGATGATCCGTTCCCGCTCCGGCAACAGCGTGGTGATGATGCCATGGCGCACCATCTCCGCATCCACCAGGACTTTTCCACCGGCCAGCAAGGCCAATTGGGCGTTCGGCACGAAATTGGAGTCGATCACCAGGTTCCTGGCAATGTCGGTCATGCCGCAGGCATGGATGATCCGCCGCGCCACCGCACGGGCGTTGGACGGCAACAGCGAAAAGTCGGCCTCCGCGTCGATCGTCGAGAACGACAGCGAGTAGATGGCTTCGGGATCTTTCAAATACTCGCTCATGTCCTGCCGGGCTTCAGCGTGCGTGGTCCCAGCGGATGGTCCGCGTGAGGGTAGGGTGCATGCGTGTGACCATGGTCATGATCGTGGTCATGCCCGTGACCATGATCGTGTCCGTGATGGTGATGTCCGTGACCATGCGCCGCTTCCGGCCGCGAGGCCAGAGCGAAGGGCCCCTCCGGCGCGGTTCCCGTGCCGATGCCTTCCACATGGTGGTGATGACTTTCCTGCACCGCGCCCACGTCCGCCTCGAAGCCCAGCACCTGCGTGCGGTACTTGCACAGCTGGCAATTCATGGAAATGTCGCCGGAGAGAATCTGTTCCAGCCGTTCCACGAAGGTGTCGATCACGGCGGGATGATCGTTGAGGTAGGGCGCCTTGACGAATTCGATGCCGGGATGACGCGCAGCAACCACATCCGTCGCATCATAGATGCGGTCCACCAGAATGCCGGTGAAGAGGAAATAGGGAAAGACGATGATGCGCTTGAAGCCGAGCCGCACGCAGTGGTCGAGCGCCGGTTCCACCAGCGGGAAGGTGACGCCCGAATAGGCAACCTCGCCCCAGCCGAAACCGAAGCCTTCCCACAGCATGCGCATGACCTTGGAGACGTTCGAGTTGGCATCCGGATCAGATGCGCCGCGCCCCACCACCACCAGCATGGTTTCGTGCCGGGAGATGTGATCGCCGGCGGCGTCCAGCGCCTGCTGGATACGGTCGCCCGCCGCCCGCAGCATCTTGGGGTCGATGCCCAGTTCCTTGCCGTAGTTGATGGTGACGCCATTCTGCGCCGCATAGGTGTTCAGCACGGAGGGAATGTCGTTCTTGGCATGGCCCGCGGCGAACAGCATGCCGGGCACGGCGAGGATGCGGTTGGCACCTGTGGCGCGCAGCTTGTCCAGCCCCTCGCGGATGATGGGCGTGGCAAATTCCAGATAGCCGAATTCCACGGGATATTGCGGAAGGCGCTTCTTGAGATGTTCCGCAAGCACCGCGAATTCCTTCACGGCATTGGCATCGCGGCTGCCATGGCCGCATAACATCACACCCAGTTTCTCGCTCATGTCCTGCCTTCCATCAGTTTGCAGCCGGCACAGCTCGCCGGGTGGAAGGCAGCTCCGTCTTGGCGCCACTCAGGGTCCGCCGCACCGGAATGTCTTTCATCTCCCTCGGGGCAAAGCCGTATGGGGGAGAACTGCTGGCGCCCTTATAGCGCCGCGCTGCCGCCGGGCAAGGCGGATTGCGACATTCCGGGAGCCGCCGCGGCTAGAACTCCACCCCCGCCTGCGCCTTCACGCCGGAGCGGAAGGGATGCTTCACCTGTTCCATTTCCGTCACCAGGTCGGCAATTTCGATCAACTCGTCGCGCGCATTGCGCCCGGTGATGACGATGTGCTTGTCGGCGGGGCGGGAGCGCAGAACCTCCAGCACCTCCTCCATGGGCAGGTAGTCGTAGCGCAACACGATGTTGAGTTCGTCCAACAGCACCATCTTGTAGGAGGGGTCGGCGATCATCTTCTTGGCCTGCTCCCAGCCGTCGCGGGCATGGGCCACGTCGCGGGCGCGGTCCTGCGTTTCCCAGGTGAAGCCTTCGCCTGCGGCCTTGATGGTGACGAGGTCTGGATAATTTTCCAGCACCGTACGCTCGCCCGTATCCCAGGCGCCCTTGATGAACTGGATGACGCCGGAGCGCATGCCGTGGCCGATGCAGCGGAACACCATGCCGAAGGCGGCGGTGGATTTGCCCTTGCCCTTGCCGGTGTGAACGATGAGGAGGCCGCGTTCGATGGTCTTGCCCGCCATGATCTTGGCGCGCGCCGCCTTCTTCTTCGCCATCTTTTCGTGATGCCGTGCAAGGTCGTGGTCGTCGCCGTTCTCGGGTTCGTCGCTCATGTCTGCAACTCTTTCAGGTGGTTGTAGGTTGAATTGAGCCGCGGCTGCCAGAGACCGCGGGAAATGGCTTCGGCAAGGCGCGCGGCGATGTCCTTCAGCGCATGCGGATTGTTCTCGGCCAGGAACATCCGCGTGTCATCGTCCACGAGATAGGCCTCGTAGGCAAGGTCGAAGTGATGCGATTTCACGGCATCTGCCGTGGCCGCAAAGGCAAACATGTAATCCACGGTCGCGGCGATCTCGAAGGCTCCCTTGTAGCCGTGCCGCTTCACGCCCGTGATCCATTTGGGATTGGCGACACGGGAACGAACCACGCGGGCCACTTCCTCGTCCAGCGTGCGCACCACGGGCCGCTCCGGGCGCGAGTGGTCGTTGTGGTAGGTCGCCGGCTTCTTGCCGGAAGCGGTTTCCACGGCCGCACTGAGACCGCCTTCGAACTGGTAGTAATCGTCGGAGTCGAGAAGGTCATGCTCACGGTTGTCCTGGTTGTGGATCACCGCCTCCACGGCTGCAAGGCGCCGCCGGAACGCATCCTCGGAGGGTACGCCGTCCGCCTTTGCGCCATAGGCGAAGGCGCCCCAGGTGACGAAGGCGGCGGCAAGGTCGGCGCGCGTCTGCCAGATGCCTTCATCGATCAGGGCCTGCAGGCCTGCCCCATAGGCCCCCGGTTTGGCGCCGAAGATGCGTCGTGCGGCAAGCCGCCGGGCCTCGTCGGCAGTGACTCCGGAATGAACGAGCGTCGCCGCCTCTCGCCGCATGCGGGCCGCGATGGGGTTGTCGGTCTCCGGCTCATCCAGCGCCCCGATGCTGATGATGGCCTTGTCGAGCAATTCGATCTGTGCCGGAAATGCGTCGCGGAAGAATCCGGAAATGCGGAGCGTCACATCCACCCGCGGCCGGCCCAGCACGGCGAGCGGAATGGTCTCGAATCCGGTCACGCGCCAGCTTGCCGGGTCCCACAGTGGCTTCGCTCCGATGAGGGCAAGCGCCTGTGCGATGTCATCCCCGCCGGTCCGCATGTTGGATGTACCCCAGGCGGAAAGGGCAGCGGATACAAGGTGTTGCCCTGTCTCCTGGAAGTGCCGCGTGAGCAGCGCGTCTGCCGACCTTCTGCCCAGCGACCACGCCGCCGGAGTGGGCAGCGTGCGGTTGTCGATGGAGAAGAAATTGCGCCCCGTGGGCAGCACGTCGAGGCGTCCCCGTGTGGGTGCACCGGATGGGCCAGGCGCCACGCGCGCTCCCGCAAGGCCGCGCAACACGCCGTCAATCTCATTCGTCGCCGACGCCGCAAGGGCAGGGCGAAGCGTGGCATTGACCATGGCAATCACCTGCGCCGAAGCGTCTCCCGGCGGCCGTGCTGCTCCGGCAACACACCGTTCCGCCAGCAACTCCAACCGCTCCACCGTGTCGCCCTGCGTGCGCCAGGGAGCGGCGGAGAGAGCTTGCAGTACGTCGGGCCGAGGTCCCGCCCACGCCGCACTGAATTCACAGGCCAGGGGATCGAAGCCAAGATGCATGTCGGCCGCCAGCGCCCGCACCAGCGATGCATCACCGCCCGCACCCGTACCGCGTGCCACGCGGGTCAGTGCCACGAGCAGAGACGTTTCCTGTTCTCCCGTGGGGGCTGCTCCGAGGATGTGCAATCCATCACGGATTTGCGCTTCCTTCAGGTCGCAGAGATAGGCATCCAGCCGCTGCAAATCTCCATCGGCATCGCCGGTGAATCCGGCGTCCCTGTCGAGGCGGTGCTGGCGGGTGAGGTCGAGGATATTTTCGCGCAAAGCGGAGAGCCGCCGCTGATCCAGTCCAGAGGCGAGGTAGTACTCATCCACCAGCGCCTCAAGGTCTTTCATTGGACCGTAGGACTCGGCGCGCGTGAGAGGCGGCGTGAGGTGGTCGATGATGACGGCGGACGTGCGCCGCTTCGCCTGCGTGCCTTCGCCCGGATCGTTGACGATGAACGGATAAAGCTGCGGTACAGGCCCCAGCGCAATCTCCGGCCAACAAGATTCCGACAGGGCCGTCGCCTTGCCCGGGAGCCATTCCAGGTTGCCATGCTTTCCGTTGTGGATGATCGCCTGCACGCCGAAGTTCTGGCGCAGCCAAACATAGGTGGCGAGGTATCCGTGCGGCGGCACCAAGGCCTGATCATGGTAGGTGGATTTGGGATCGATGTTGTAGCCCCGTGCCGGCTGCACCCCCACGACGGCGTTGCCGAAGCGCAGC
The nucleotide sequence above comes from Hyphomicrobiales bacterium. Encoded proteins:
- the cobN gene encoding cobaltochelatase subunit CobN is translated as MHLLATTSGVIDGAAEAIDLKQSPGDIAILSAADSELSNLARALDATGDDFPTVRLANLLLLQHNYSVDLYCEQTLAQAKLVVVRLLGGESYWSYGVASLRALAEERGIKLAIMPGGGEPDPATLALSTTAPEDAERLRQYFAHGGADNAVAALQFCASLIGHGTSAPLPVPFPAAAPYRVGNGSASGRAGIVFYRSLIEGGQTAPIDALCEALSSQGIAVSALYVASLKDKTSRALIAEAWRDEPPDAIINATAFAVGDAAQDPLAAFDCPVLQVTLAGSGEEDWRQSARGLGAKDLAMSVVLPELDGRIATRAVSFKADHLWHGRSECRIVTYKPVADRIHYVAALAANWVRLRHTPAAARKTAILLANYPNKDGRIANGVGYDTPASTIAILRAMEQAGHTLRNIPETGNALIEALQAGVTNARSDKTSDITLSLADYLSHFNSLPLAVRAALEERWGPPERDPFMRGGAYHLPLLRFGNAVVGVQPARGYNIDPKSTYHDQALVPPHGYLATYVWLRQNFGVQAIIHNGKHGNLEWLPGKATALSESCWPEIALGPVPQLYPFIVNDPGEGTQAKRRTSAVIIDHLTPPLTRAESYGPMKDLEALVDEYYLASGLDQRRLSALRENILDLTRQHRLDRDAGFTGDADGDLQRLDAYLCDLKEAQIRDGLHILGAAPTGEQETSLLVALTRVARGTGAGGDASLVRALAADMHLGFDPLACEFSAAWAGPRPDVLQALSAAPWRTQGDTVERLELLAERCVAGAARPPGDASAQVIAMVNATLRPALAASATNEIDGVLRGLAGARVAPGPSGAPTRGRLDVLPTGRNFFSIDNRTLPTPAAWSLGRRSADALLTRHFQETGQHLVSAALSAWGTSNMRTGGDDIAQALALIGAKPLWDPASWRVTGFETIPLAVLGRPRVDVTLRISGFFRDAFPAQIELLDKAIISIGALDEPETDNPIAARMRREAATLVHSGVTADEARRLAARRIFGAKPGAYGAGLQALIDEGIWQTRADLAAAFVTWGAFAYGAKADGVPSEDAFRRRLAAVEAVIHNQDNREHDLLDSDDYYQFEGGLSAAVETASGKKPATYHNDHSRPERPVVRTLDEEVARVVRSRVANPKWITGVKRHGYKGAFEIAATVDYMFAFAATADAVKSHHFDLAYEAYLVDDDTRMFLAENNPHALKDIAARLAEAISRGLWQPRLNSTYNHLKELQT